A part of Molothrus aeneus isolate 106 chromosome 10, BPBGC_Maene_1.0, whole genome shotgun sequence genomic DNA contains:
- the FAM43A gene encoding protein FAM43A, with the protein MLPWKRSKVELAAGEARRQSKPKGYAVSVHYSALTSLARACPESALHRVGSMFRSKRRKFRVTSEDPTYTVLYLGNATTIQSKGEGCTDLAVCKIWSKSEAGRQGTKMKLTISAQGIRMAHAEDKGLRRPGHLYLLHRVTYCVADPRLPRVFAWIYRHELKHKAVMLRCHAVLVSKPEKAKAMALLLYQTSATALAEFRRLKKRDDARHQQQQLVGEQSIPLVPLRKLLNGQCCYKPPVERSRSAPKLGSITEDLLGEEQEERAMHCDCEDILEALGEPEGELLRPSTGRGESPELGQLLRDLGELSLGNDLRSLRADLRVRRLLSGESTGSESSLESGGTDGAAPPGSDAEQPPPGDPETG; encoded by the coding sequence ATGCTGCCCTGGAAGCGGAGCAAGGTGGAGCTGGCGGCGGGCGAGGCGCGGCGGCAGAGCAAGCCCAAGGGGTACGCGGTGAGCGTGCACTACTCGGCCCTCACCTCGCTGGCCCGCGCCTGCCCCGAGAGCGCCCTGCACCGCGTGGGCAGCATGTTCCGCTCCAAGCGGCGGAAATTTCGCGTTACCAGCGAAGACCCCACGTACACTGTGCTCTACCTGGGCAACGCCACCACCATCCAGTCTAAAGGTGAGGGCTGCACCGACCTGGCCGTCTGCAAGATTTGGAGCAAGAGCGAGGCGGGCCGGCAGGGCACCAAGATGAAGCTGACCATCAGCGCGCAGGGCATCCGCATGGCCCACGCCGAGGACAAGGggctgcgccggcccggccaCCTCTATCTGCTGCACCGGGTCACCTACTGCGTGGCCGACCCGCGCCTGCCCCGTGTTTTCGCCTGGATCTACCGCCACGAGCTGAAGCACAAGGCGGTGATGCTGCGCTGCCACGCCGTGCTGGTCTCCAAGCCCGAGAAGGCGAAGGCCATGGCCCTGTTGCTCTACCAGACTTCAGCCACGGCACTGGCCGAGTTCCGCCGGCTGAAGAAGCGGGACGACGCgcggcaccagcagcagcagctggtgggcGAGCAGAGCATCCCGCTGGTGCCGCTGCGCAAGCTGCTCAACGGGCAGTGCTGCTACAAGCCGCCGGTAGAGCGGAGCCGCAGCGCGCCCAAGCTGGGCTCCATCACGGAGGACCTACTGGGCGAGGAGCAGGAAGAGCGGGCCATGCACTGCGACTGCGAAGACATCCTGGAAGCGCTGGGCGAGCCCGAGGGCGAGCTGCTGCGCCCCAGCACCGGCCGCGGcgagagcccagagctgggccagctcCTCCGCGACCTGGGCGAGCTCAGCCTGGGCAACGATCTGCGCTCGCTGCGGGCCGACTTGCGCGTCCGCCGCCTGCTTTCTGGGGAAAGCACGGGCAGCGAGTCCTCCCTGGAGAGCGGCGGCACGGAcggggccgccccgcccggcAGCGACGCCGAGCAGCCGCCCCCCGGGGATCCCGAGACCGGCTGA